A genomic region of Chthoniobacterales bacterium contains the following coding sequences:
- a CDS encoding phosphoenolpyruvate carboxylase, translated as MAAHGEPSDYISTGIAKIDADIQYLIERLAAVLVTLGEGETAKLLPWQPGASPDAAVAANSQSVEQAYSIAFQLLNMVEECAAGRTRRLREIADQSSDNTGTWAYYLRRLRKGGFTAKQIAEVLPTVRVEPVLTAHPTESKRPAVLAQHRVLNGLLEAIDSPAQSPAERQRLRESLTVALERLWRSGEILLEKPEIATERTGIMFHLRDVFPRAVALLDQSLAEAWTAAEFPAELLASHSAWPRPRFSTWVGGDRDGHPFVTSEVTEDTLTELRRSAFLVLDRGLRHLAAALPLSELVQPAPADFAEALAGIAALVDPARVATIRRAHADEPWLQYVLLLRERLPLDENRDENARIVEKPGSYRFAEQLDADLAVLQDSLVAIGADRLALSAVWPVRRTLDVFGFHLASLDIRQNSSFHDKAISQILAAAGFADSDFANWSEEKRVEFLTKELTGPRPFHFSDSRIAPEADAVLDCYRVLRAHLNKYGSGGIGALIVSMTRSLSDLLAVYVLAREAGLTRWVDGQLVCDLPVVPLFETQDDLERSPGLMAAFMAHPLTKPSLIHQRNQRRSMPARMAARPIQQVMIGYSDSNKDCGILSSQWALYKAQRALTQTADEAGMQIRFFHGRGGTISRGAGPIHRFLDALPTGSIQGDFRLTEQGETIAQKYANLPTAAFNLELLLAGVAAVSIEQSSPDAAPKPESDEVWEILTKASTKTYQDFVHSEGFTDFYSYATPIDALENTRIGSRPARRTGRRTLADLRAIPWVFSWNQSRYYLTGWFGVGSGLEALAKTKPEAFAELRTNLRKYPVLYYVLTNVETNIASADLGIMAAYADLVPDPAIRESFFGRITAEFEKTRTMLDDIFQGRLEDRRPRMLNTLQRRADALAVLHRRQIDLLRAWRSAPTPEEAAALLPRVLLSVNAIASGLRTTG; from the coding sequence ATGGCAGCACACGGGGAACCTTCTGATTACATTTCCACCGGCATCGCAAAGATCGACGCCGACATCCAATATCTCATCGAGCGGCTCGCCGCCGTTCTGGTGACCCTCGGGGAGGGCGAAACCGCAAAACTGCTTCCCTGGCAGCCCGGCGCCTCGCCGGATGCCGCGGTCGCCGCGAATTCTCAATCGGTCGAACAGGCGTATTCCATCGCGTTCCAGCTCCTGAACATGGTCGAGGAATGCGCCGCCGGCCGCACCCGCCGCCTCCGCGAGATTGCCGATCAGTCTTCCGACAACACCGGCACCTGGGCCTACTATCTGCGCCGCCTCAGGAAGGGTGGCTTCACCGCAAAACAGATCGCCGAAGTTCTGCCCACGGTGCGCGTCGAGCCCGTGCTCACGGCGCATCCGACAGAGTCCAAGCGTCCCGCCGTGCTCGCCCAGCACCGCGTGCTGAACGGCCTGCTCGAGGCCATCGACTCCCCGGCGCAATCTCCCGCCGAGCGGCAGCGCCTGCGCGAATCGCTCACCGTCGCCCTCGAGCGGCTGTGGCGCTCCGGCGAAATCCTTCTTGAGAAGCCCGAGATCGCCACCGAGCGCACGGGCATCATGTTCCACCTCCGCGATGTCTTTCCTCGCGCCGTTGCTCTGCTCGACCAGTCGCTCGCCGAGGCCTGGACGGCGGCGGAATTTCCCGCCGAGCTGCTCGCCTCGCATTCCGCCTGGCCGCGTCCCCGCTTCAGCACATGGGTCGGCGGTGATCGCGACGGCCACCCGTTCGTCACGTCCGAAGTCACCGAAGACACGCTCACCGAGCTGCGTCGCAGCGCCTTTCTCGTGCTCGACCGCGGTCTGCGCCACCTCGCCGCGGCCCTGCCGCTCTCCGAGCTCGTGCAGCCGGCTCCCGCGGATTTCGCCGAAGCTCTCGCCGGGATCGCCGCTCTCGTCGACCCCGCCCGCGTCGCGACGATCCGCCGCGCTCACGCCGACGAACCTTGGCTCCAATACGTCCTCCTTCTCCGCGAGCGCCTGCCGCTCGACGAGAACCGCGACGAAAACGCCCGCATCGTCGAAAAGCCCGGCTCCTACCGCTTCGCCGAGCAGCTCGACGCCGACCTCGCCGTGCTGCAGGACTCGCTCGTCGCCATTGGCGCGGACCGCCTCGCCCTCAGCGCCGTGTGGCCGGTCCGCCGCACGCTCGACGTCTTCGGCTTTCACCTCGCCTCGCTCGACATTCGCCAGAACAGCTCGTTCCACGACAAGGCGATCAGCCAGATCCTCGCCGCCGCGGGATTTGCCGACTCCGACTTCGCGAACTGGAGCGAGGAAAAGCGCGTGGAGTTCCTCACGAAGGAACTCACCGGTCCCCGCCCCTTCCATTTCTCCGATTCCCGCATCGCGCCCGAGGCTGACGCCGTGCTCGATTGCTACCGCGTGCTTCGCGCGCACCTCAACAAATACGGCAGCGGCGGCATCGGCGCTCTCATCGTGAGCATGACTCGGTCGCTCTCCGACCTGCTCGCCGTCTACGTGCTCGCCCGCGAAGCCGGCCTCACCCGCTGGGTCGATGGCCAGCTCGTCTGCGACCTGCCCGTTGTGCCACTCTTCGAAACGCAGGACGATCTCGAGCGCAGTCCCGGTCTCATGGCCGCCTTCATGGCGCATCCGCTCACGAAGCCCAGCCTGATCCACCAGCGCAACCAGCGTCGCAGCATGCCGGCCCGCATGGCCGCGCGGCCCATCCAGCAGGTGATGATCGGCTACAGCGACAGCAACAAGGATTGCGGCATCCTCTCGAGCCAATGGGCGCTCTACAAGGCCCAGCGCGCGCTCACCCAGACGGCTGACGAAGCCGGCATGCAGATCCGCTTCTTCCACGGTCGCGGCGGCACGATCAGCCGCGGAGCCGGCCCGATCCACCGCTTCCTCGACGCCTTGCCCACCGGCAGTATCCAGGGCGACTTCCGCCTCACCGAACAAGGCGAAACCATCGCGCAGAAATACGCGAACCTCCCCACCGCCGCCTTCAACCTCGAGCTCCTGCTCGCCGGCGTCGCCGCCGTTTCCATCGAGCAAAGCAGTCCCGACGCCGCTCCGAAGCCCGAGAGTGACGAGGTCTGGGAAATCCTCACGAAGGCCAGCACGAAGACCTATCAGGATTTCGTGCATTCCGAGGGCTTCACCGATTTCTACTCCTACGCGACCCCCATCGACGCGCTCGAGAACACTCGCATCGGCTCCCGCCCGGCGCGTCGCACCGGCCGCCGCACGCTCGCCGACCTGCGCGCGATCCCGTGGGTCTTCAGCTGGAACCAGTCCCGCTATTACCTCACCGGCTGGTTCGGCGTCGGCTCCGGCCTCGAAGCGCTCGCAAAAACCAAACCCGAAGCCTTCGCGGAACTCCGCACGAACCTCCGCAAATACCCGGTGCTCTACTACGTCCTCACAAACGTGGAGACGAATATCGCGAGCGCCGACCTCGGCATCATGGCCGCCTACGCGGATCTCGTGCCCGATCCGGCCATCCGGGAATCCTTCTTCGGTCGCATCACCGCGGAGTTCGAAAAGACCCGCACCATGCTCGACGACATCTTCCAGGGCCGCCTCGAAGACCGCCGCCCGCGCATGCTGAACACACTCCAGCGCCGCGCCGACGCTCTTGCCGTCCTGCACCGCCGCCAGATCGATCTCCTGCGCGCCTGGCGATCGGCTCCGACGCCCGAGGAGGCCGCCGCCCTGCTGCCGCGCGTGCTTCTCTCGGTCAACGCGATCGCAAGCGGCCTGCGCACCACCGGCTAG
- a CDS encoding cbb3-type cytochrome oxidase assembly protein codes for MILLILGLGLLGGSAVLACSWAARDGQFEDLESAARVIFDAEELAEYDAAAEAARGGHDAGEELPGGRL; via the coding sequence GTGATCCTCCTGATTCTCGGGCTCGGGCTGCTGGGCGGCAGCGCGGTGCTGGCCTGCTCGTGGGCGGCTCGTGACGGACAGTTCGAGGATCTGGAGTCCGCGGCGCGGGTGATCTTTGACGCCGAGGAACTCGCGGAATACGACGCGGCGGCGGAAGCGGCGCGCGGAGGTCACGACGCGGGCGAGGAGCTTCCGGGAGGGCGGCTTTGA
- a CDS encoding fumarylacetoacetate hydrolase family protein, whose product MKIIRHLDAGGVVRYAAEQPDGSALVIRGDIFGAFDVTPETADVRTLLAPVEPAAILCIGLNYRQHAAETGAKIPKHPVLFMKQSAALQHPGAPIEIPSHLASERVDFEGELAVVIGRSCKNVTAEKALDYVLGYTCANDVSARDWQKDHGGSQWCRGKTFDTFCPLGPRLVTTDEIPDPAALRLRTTVSGEVMQESTVGDMIFDVPTLIAFLSGSTTLRPGTVILTGTPSGVGMARTPPRFLHPGDEVTIEIDGIGRLTNPVIAEP is encoded by the coding sequence GTGAAGATCATTCGGCATCTCGATGCCGGCGGCGTGGTTCGCTACGCCGCCGAGCAGCCGGACGGTTCCGCCCTCGTCATTCGCGGTGACATCTTCGGCGCGTTCGACGTCACGCCGGAAACTGCCGACGTGCGCACCCTTCTCGCCCCGGTCGAGCCAGCAGCCATTCTCTGCATCGGCCTCAACTACCGACAGCACGCTGCCGAAACCGGTGCAAAGATCCCAAAGCATCCGGTCCTGTTCATGAAGCAATCGGCCGCGCTCCAGCATCCCGGCGCGCCCATCGAGATTCCCAGCCACCTCGCCAGCGAGCGCGTCGACTTCGAAGGTGAACTCGCCGTCGTGATCGGCCGTTCGTGCAAAAACGTCACGGCAGAAAAGGCCCTCGACTACGTGCTCGGCTACACCTGCGCAAACGACGTGAGCGCTCGCGACTGGCAGAAGGATCACGGCGGCAGCCAGTGGTGCCGCGGCAAGACCTTCGACACATTCTGCCCGCTCGGCCCACGCCTCGTCACCACCGACGAGATTCCCGATCCGGCCGCGCTGCGACTGCGCACGACGGTCAGTGGCGAAGTCATGCAGGAAAGCACCGTCGGCGACATGATCTTCGACGTGCCGACGCTCATCGCCTTTCTCAGCGGCAGCACGACGCTCCGCCCAGGCACCGTCATTCTCACCGGCACCCCGTCCGGCGTTGGCATGGCGCGAACGCCCCCACGCTTCCTTCATCCCGGCGA